The DNA window GGAAGAGAAGATTTTGttgaattcaactcaaaaaagttgaagcttttacttcattgaatagctagacaagcaattttgataagatggaaagacagcATAGCGCCAACTCATATGCAATGGTTACAGTACGTTATGTCTTGCATGTGTTTGTAGAAAATTAGATCTAATGCTAAAgaaatcaaggttgaatttgacaagatatggggcccattcttggactattatcataatttgattacttagAATAGGGTGCTCTGGGGGTTTTCTATCCGATGTTCGAGAGCCATTTCTTGATTCTTTACAATTCATTTACTGGTGACCATGTTGagtgggaagggttagattggtatggtttattttttctctttttttcttttgttcttatttttgtttttttaataactATAAGAGATTGATCGATTTAGTTCATCGCAATGTATATCTCAAAATTAGAATGTGAGGTAAAATTCTCATAAAGATATTTCActtttttgagaattatataaGACAATGTATAATTGATATGTAACTCATTCTGTATTAAATTATATAAAAGctaaataattaattaatattgaaacaatatatacatgtaatatttctctctatcaaattaataaaaatgttttaaaaataaattatccaagaacttaaatgggATCTTCTCCGTAAATTTACTGGCTGTGAAAGACTTGGTCCAAAACCATTTATAGTTTTCTTTACCGCTATTGAGTTAGCCATAACAGAAAATGAATATTAACGGAGTGTAATTTTCCATTTTATAGAGTATCAGTCAGAAACTGTTGCAAAAGCGCAGCCTGATGCTTGTAAAAAATCGAGTAAAACGCGCTGATGGTAAGTAAACAGTAAAATAATTATTTCTCGACATAATAGAATTGAAAAGTTAGCTCAGTCCAATGAAGGGATATAAATAAAAATTCCAGAAGCCTCATCTCCCAAGTTGATGGTGAGCAGTAGCCGGGCACCAGTGCTTTGAAAATATATTCTCTGTCACGaggcaatgaatttcacaaatGGTGAAGAATCACTTTTAACCCATTTACCTACACACTGGTTTCATGTAAGAATTTTCAAAATCATTGCATTTGTGAACCACCAAGAACTCTGCAGCTTTTGGAGGTAGAATTGTTAcatccagtatttttgtgtattcaaatgaaattacaacaaCAGAGTTATCATACGTGACTAAATTTAATACCTTTTTGACGTTTGGAATAGTTCTTGTTATCACCGTTCTTCTTGTTTTTAATTTGTGGGTTATCCTATGTATTTTCCAGTAAAAAGATTACAGTTttcattcctttttgtttcattcTTCATTTTTGGTTTGATGCAAGCTACTCACAACAAGggatgtgctttttttttaagcaaattGTACTGCAGGGATAATAACAGAAGAACAAACCAATGAACCTACCCTTCCTGCCATATATTCACCTGAGCAGCTGGAGGCTTGTTTAAGCAATGATGTGCTGCTAAAAAACCTTACTGAACTGGGAAATAAAGCTTTTAACAGGGATCAACTTCTTGttctaatgacaaaattaagAGAGGTGAGTTTGCTTGATATAAAAATAAGATTCTCatgttaaatattcacagtacaaTGAGAAATCCAAGCATTACAGGATTAATAATTAATGGGTtggaaataaaatcaaattccagtACACCTTCAATAAAGCCAAATTACATCTTAAAGAAATATTCCATTCAATTCTACaccttattttctcttttttctaccCTAGATATTTAGATAAGTGGTTAGTATATTGACTGAAGTAACTTGAGATTCCATGAATGATTCCTGAAAATAATTAGCAACTTTAATGAAAGGGTTAAATGGATTGAGCacgaaataaaaatcaataaatggaATAGAATAAAAAGAAGACAAAGGACTCATTCACTATGTGCTTTTGTGTACATTTCCATTACGCTCAGTATTTGATATAAGTAAATGAAGAATCCCATCACATAGGCATGTTTCGGAACAAAGGATCTCCAGAGaaatgtcaaaataatatttttttggaACTTACTAACCTTAAAATAATGAAttgcaatttaaattttgaaacagAGTTTTCCTGGTGGATTGCAACAGGAGCTGATAAGAAATTTGGGATTCATAATTACTGTATATGGACCTGAGGAAATTAGTTCATGGAATATAACAGATCCAAGTATCCTTACTCTTGTACTTGGTAACAGTCTAACTTCTGATGTGGTAAGGTCGGCAACAAATCTTTTTATTAACTATCTATTTTAAGTTCTCTTTAACTGACCAAAAATCTATGAgtagaatttaatttattttgaggTTCAGTAATTGGTTCAAAAAAATTGACTTTGTCAAACACATTAACTATTTTGCCTTGAAGGAAGAGAGATTTATTCTATCCAATGGATAGTTCTGGTTCCCTATATTATTTTTCTTCAAGGTTAGCCACAAAAATGTTGCTAACTAAAGAGCAAAGATAGATCAGGGATGGCAttctgaaaggaatagataacagAGAagtagggaggttgtttccactggcaagtTATTCTTGAATGATAGAATATTGCTTTAAGATATGTGGGACTAGATTTCAAGCAAAGATAAGGAAGAACTGCTccttccagagagtagtgaatctgtggaattctctgcctaagaAAGCAGCAGAGGTTGCctcattaattatatttaagtCACAGATAGATACTTGAAGAACTAGAGAACTAAGGGATATGTGGAGCAGTGGAGATAAGTGGAGATCACTTACCACAGCCAGATCagttatgatcttattgaatggtagagcaggcacGACAGGCCATGTGTCCTACTCTATTCCTTAGGTTCTTATTTCACCCAAAATTTAATCCATTCGAATTCCTAATTCCTGCACGTCAATTTGATGGTTTCAATAGCAGGATTACTGGAATTACAGAACCAGTCACTTTATATTGGAAGTCATAAACTTGCAGATTGTGAAGATGACATTTTATGTTTCAGGCACAGATTTCCAAGAAGCACAAGATGAGAGTTCTTATTTCTCCTTGTTCGATTGTTACGCCTTGATATATTTATAAAGTAATTCAAAAATGTGAAAAGACAGAATGGAAGGTtagaaaattaaggaaaaatagtGAGACTCCGcaatagaaattgttccatcaggctGATACAACAAGAGTTCAGGAAGGTCAGGTTCAGTTTAactaatttactggagttcttggATGATATGACACATGCATTAGATAGAGTGAGCAGGTGGTTGTGATCtacttagattttcagaaggtgtTTAATAAGGGAGCAGCTCCAAACACTTCTGCTTAAGGATGCACAAAGTTGAGGGTAATGTATTGGCACAGGGATAGGACTGGTTAACCATTAAAAGTCAGAGAGTTGAGATAAAtaggtgtttctctggttggcaattgaAGGTTAGGGAAtgtgcagggatcagtgctgggcccataGTTGTTCAcaatataaataaattatttgaaggtgGGGACCAAATCTAGCACATCTAAGTTTGTTGATaacactaaattgaatggaaaagcaaattgtgtagaagacaaagtctgcagagagatgtATATATATTAAGTATGTGTGCGAGATCATCCACTTGGAAAAATAATAGTGGATTGGACAATTATTTGAATAGTGCACATTTTGCAGCATGGTGTTTCACAGAAAgatttgggagggcttgtgcaagACTCACAAATGGTTAATCTGCAGGTTCTGCAGGTAATCAAAAGGGCAAAACAgaagttggccttcattgctagagggattgcatttaagagcagggagggtCTTCTCCAACTATGCAAGGTTCAGGTGAGGCCAGTGCTGCAGTACTGCGAGTAACTCTAGCCTCCTTATTTGAGAAGAGATAAAGTGTACTAGGCTTGGAGGCAGTGctggaagttcaccaggttgattctgcaAATGGCCTTATGAGAAGTGATAAAGTAAACTGGGAATAAACTCATTGGAGCTTAGACGGATGGAGGTGGATCCTATAGAAACATCAAATTATGCAAGGAAAAAACTGAAGCAGAGAGGTTTTTCCACTAACATCTGGGACTAgatagtctcaagatttgggagaGTAGAGTTAAGAGAGATAAAGAGGAATTGCATCTTCCAAGgagtcatgaatctgtggaattctctgcccaagaaggAAGTAGAGGTTGTcttattgaatgtatttaagtcaGAAATAAATAGATTCTTGTTTAAGAATGGGGGatttaagggttatgggaaataGGTGGGTAACTGGAACTGGGTCCAATCAGATTAaacataatcttattgaatgacggaTCAAGTCCAACAGGCCAGATGACTTAATCCTGCTCCTACAGTACATCTTACTCACTTGTGTATGTAgctaagaagttacatttttttctttcctttcagaAATTTGCAGTTGTTTCAAATTATGTGCAGAAATCTGGACAACTGAATGCAGATGTGTTGAATGCCATTGATGGTCAAATTTTGTGCAATCTGACTGAAGAGAACCTTCAAACTATTCTTCCTAATGAATTCAGGTACGCGTTGAGTTGTGTTAACTGTTAATCTGTTCTTTCTGACAATTCTAACTAAGAATTCCAAGTACCCTCCAAAAGAATTGGACAAAGCTTGGTTAAGATCCAGATTTCAGATGCTGTATTTGACATTCAGTAAAGATAAGAACTTGATGTCATAAACAAATGTGGGAAGTGAAGAGCATTCAGTCTTAGCAGAATTGCAAAAAAGTGATCCAGCAAACACATGAAAGCctgaagaggaatttcttgttCAACTCAGCATAATTGAACTAAACAGTAAATACAGTGTAGATTTAGAATAGTTCGTGTTAACCAAAATAACCATTCTTTTCCAGGAGAGCCAACCCATTCAATATTTCCACATGCACTCAGGCAAAGAAAGATATCATCTTTGGAATTGCAGAAGTTGCATTCCAATTTCAAGCTAATGATTCCAATACCTATTATAACAGCCTTATTCCATATATTTGTAAGTAACATTTCCATTTGATGCAATAATGATTCAATATATAATTCAAAAAACGTATTTTTATGGCCACTACAATTGCGCAGcttggttagcgtagtggttgaTGCAGCGGCctgagttcgaatccagcgctgtctataagaatgttgtatgttctccccttgtttacgtgggttttctccgtgtgctctagattcctcccaccctttaaaatgtacaggggttggagGTTGATTGGTATACTTGGGCATTaactgggtggtggtggaggctggtacaatagggacatttaatttaatatgcataagatttatattaattttaaatctatGGTGCAAATAATAAGTGgactgtttttttcttttctcttgaaaagctggtgcaaaagCATCGGATTTACAGAGTTTAGCTACTAGAAATATCAACATGGAATATGCAACCTTTCAGACACTCAATCCATTGGAAGTAGAAGTAGGTACAAATGGAAAACTGTAGCATCACTTGAAGTTTTATTGCATCCTCGTGTATGATTTTGGTCATTACCTCCAAAAATAGAAACTAGTTCATCATTACACAGCCCCCTTGTTAGACAGGATTCATGGCATACTTCCCAGAAGTTGGAAATCCTGCAGATACTTTATTATTTTACTGCAAAAAGAACTGCAGGAAGAGATAGTGATatttcaaataaatttaaaatggaaataagTAAATTCAAGTCTGGGAACCTGTAATTAAATGATGTCAGCTCAATTATGAATGTAGGAAATGTGTAACCAACCATCTAATTCCATCATCTTGCTTCCCAAGACCAATTGCATTCAGTTTAAACAATTTATAGAACCATTGACACAGTGCTTCACAATTCCTA is part of the Narcine bancroftii isolate sNarBan1 chromosome 12, sNarBan1.hap1, whole genome shotgun sequence genome and encodes:
- the LOC138746517 gene encoding mesothelin-like protein isoform X1, whose amino-acid sequence is MKMKTNLPNFSAIKIMSSIVIGFLLIILNVELSISQKLLQKRSLMLVKNRVKRADANCTAGIITEEQTNEPTLPAIYSPEQLEACLSNDVLLKNLTELGNKAFNRDQLLVLMTKLRESFPGGLQQELIRNLGFIITVYGPEEISSWNITDPSILTLVLGNSLTSDVKFAVVSNYVQKSGQLNADVLNAIDGQILCNLTEENLQTILPNEFRRANPFNISTCTQAKKDIIFGIAEVAFQFQANDSNTYYNSLIPYISGAKASDLQSLATRNINMEYATFQTLNPLEVEKLTPMNIRDLLGNNLGDLKENETDAIVQRWINAHTKQEVESLGINLLGGGGPAGIGNILFFNLHSLTAASNIAEGRMLTFNGQDLVLRRFKRKLDGLVWDSVTSL
- the LOC138746517 gene encoding mesothelin-like protein isoform X2, whose product is MKMKTNLPNFSAIKIMSSIVIGFLLIILNVELSISQKLLQKRSLMLVKNRVKRADANCTAGIITEEQTNEPTLPAIYSPEQLEACLSNDVLLKNLTELGNKAFNRDQLLVLMTKLRESFPGGLQQELIRNLGFIITVYGPEEISSWNITDPSILTLVLGNSLTSDVKFAVVSNYVQKSGQLNADVLNAIDGQILCNLTEENLQTILPNEFRRANPFNISTCTQAKKDIIFGIAEVAFQFQANDSNTYYNSLIPYISGAKASDLQSLATRNINMEYATFQTLNPLEVEKLTPMNIRDLLGNNLGDLKENETDAIVQRWINAHTKQEVESLGINLLGGGGPAGIGNILFFNLPSSASLNGVLSIWIIMICITFQSIL